The sequence TCCCTAATCAGTTTCTCATCAGTGTAACTCCCTCTGATACATCAGGTCTACATCGATGTATGTCTTACCAATAgtctaccaaaatgggagatttggaacatggtatgcacatccatcaaagcataatagaaaaCATTTTTTTTGTCAGATGTCATGCTTATGaatgccctaatagacatgtatgcaaaatgtggaagcataaaaaAAGCATACAAACTATTTGAAAAACTGCCTAAATGAGATGTGGTCTCATAGAATGTAATGAtagtaggatatgcacaaaatagattcgTTGCAGAagctttaaattttttttaagaaaatgcaaTCAACAGGTGTTAAACCAAACTCCAcgacctttgccagcatccttctAGCCTGCGAAGGATGAGATCTTTGGAAGAGGGTATGGATGGCCATCATAACATAATTGAAAGCATATTCCTATTGGATGTTGTAGTTGTgagtgccctggtagacatgtacaCAAAATGTGGGAGTATAAaaaaggcacgtgaactatttgacaaaatgtctcGATGAGATGTAGTCTCATGGATTGCAATTATTTCAAGATATGCGCAAAATGAGCTTGTTGAAGAGGCCTTcgaaacttttaagcaaatgcaattggcaggcatAAAACCAAACTGCACAACTTTTGCCAGCGTGTTCCAAAATggaagctttggaatagggtatggacatccataaaAGTATCATTGAAAGTGGATATTTCTCAGATGTTGTAGCTGCAAATAGATATGTATGCAAGATGTGAAGGCGTAGCAAGGCACGTGAATTATTTGATAAAATATCTCAGCAAGATGTGGTCTTGTGGAATACAATGATTGTCGGATTTGCGCAAAATAGCTTTTGCAAGGATGTTTTCAAAGTCTTTGAACTAATGAAGCACTTTGGAATACACCCTGACCATGGATGATTTGCCTGTGTTTTATTTGCATGCAACCATGCAAGTTTAGTGGATGAGGGATACAAATGCTTCAATGGCATGATTGAGTCTTATTTGCATTAGTCCTACAATTGATCACTACGCATGCATGGTTGACCTGCTTGGTCGTGCTGGCTATCTTGAGGAAACTCTAAACTTTATTATCAAAATGCCAATTAACCATATGGGAGTTGTGTGGATGTGTTTGCTTGGGTCCTGTAGATCACATAAGAATACGAGATTAGGGGTATTTATGGAAACTCCTTTTTGAGCTGGATTAGAAAAACACTTCAGCTTATGACCTTTTGTCAAACATCTATGCGGACGTGGGCAGATGGGACAAGGTTCAAAAGGTGAGGACATCTATGAAAGATAAGAGGAATTCAAAAGATTCCTGAATGTAGTTGGATTGAAGTACACAAAATGGTACATGTTTTTTTGTGTTGGAGATAGATCACACCCACATACTGAGGAGATCTATGCAAAGTTGGAGAAATTGTCGTGGGAGATGAAGGCGGTAGGGTTTCTTTCATATTCAAAATATGTACTAAATGATGTGGAGGAGGAATAAAAAGATTTTTTCCTTTGCCAACATAGTGAGAGGCTGGAAATTGCATTTATCTTGCTAAATACAACCCTTGGAAAAACTATTAGAGTTATTAAAAACATTCAAGTATGTGTTGACTGCCACACTACAACCAAGTTTATCTCCAAAATTGTTGCACGACAAATTATTGTGAGATGCAAACTAGTTCCCTTATTTCAAACAAGAACGATATTCTTGTGGAGATTATTGGTGATGCCAAGTGAAGCATgagagatcttgtgcatattgaagAACAATGATAGAGTTTGAATGACAATTGTAATTCTTTGTTGAAGAGTAAGAGATGCATCATGGCAGAGTATAGTGTTTTGAGGACATTCACAGGGATTAATGTGGGACATAGGTCATTAAAGACATGATAATGCAAAAGTAACAATGAGTACATATATGGATAATAGAATATAGGTAAGGCCAAAGGCCAAAGCCCAAAGTTAGTAGTTTTAGTAATGAAAACAACATAAAAAGTATGTCCAAGACCACTCAATACATCATAATAGTCAATAAATGTTGCATAACAAAGACAAGAGCCTTATACTAGGCAATGCCAAAGGATGTTTTCAGGCAGCATGAATAAGGGTTTGGACATGGAAGAATACAATGCTACAAGAGCAAAATGTCGTCAAAGGGTTAGAGTTGCAAGAATTATGAAATAGTTCATAGAAGACAGTTTGCAAACTTAAGTCAAATGAAGTATAGTCTACCTAAGGCAGAGCTAAAATATGCACAATAACATTGAACAGGGCATGAGTATACACTGTGGAAAGAGGTATTTTCAGATGATGGTGTTGTAATTGCTTTGGTAGACAAAATTGCAAAGTTTTGAGATACACACAGAGCCCATGGACTGCTATTAGTAAACTAGTCCAAAgattcaaggagtctatttttcatTGTCAAGGAGAGTCATATAGTATCTGCTCTATGATAAAGAGTATGTGACAGTCCAAAAGCCTAGAGACCAACAAACATGGAAAGGGAAAATCACATAGATTGAAAGACCATTGGGCATCACAGTAAGCATAAACAAAGACCACAAATGATAATATTGATTTATACATTGGCCTCTTGACTTCTAAACACCAAAAGATTGATTCACATTGACAGCTacaaaaatgagaaaaaatgaTTTGTTACCGAAATTGAGGGCAACTAAGAAAGCATCTATCatgttatttaatatataaatcaaaaccaaaaccataaTAAATTAGTCTGATCAACTTGCAACCATTTCCTACAGCTAATTACTACAAGACTCACTCAACCCTTCATTGCTATGCTTTCAAAGATAAGTAGAGAAATCTATGCAAGAAAGGAAATCTTGGATGACTAAAGCGAACTATAAGATTGATCTTTATTGCCATTATGAATGTCATTAGAAGGAGAGACCAATTAAATTCCAAATTTTAAGAAATTACAGTTGTATCAATGATTGTAACACAACTGACTGCTTTGAAAGTTCGTATAGACATATCTCCATAATGCTCTATTTTTTATGGCACAAGTCAATTACCTTAGACAGTGGTATACGTCTATGGTGCAAGAATTTTCGTGGCATGCAAGATGGAGAAAAAGTAAAGAAGGATTATGTTATGTAATGCTATAATATCATTCGATATGAAGTTAAAAAAATGGGGACAGGAGGATTGCACAGAAAGCACAGACAAACATAAGAGATGAGTGACCCTTTTCTATCATTATAAACATGGACAATGTTTTTGTGGAGACCACTGCAATAGACATCACAAATAGAAATGAAACAATGGACACTATATCAGACATCACAAATAAAAATGAAAGTGCATCCATCAAAGCATGAAAGAAGGTGGATTTTTATCGAATAGTAAGGTTGGTCATGTTGTAGACATGCATGCAAGAGTTGGAGACACAAACAAAGCAATGAAATCTTTTGACAGAATGCTATTAAAAGAAAACATTTCATGGAATGCTCTCGTTGCAATATTTGCAGAGAGCGGATTTGTTGGAAATGCATTTGAAGGAATAGTAATGTAGATCTTTTTCATGAAACGCTTCTCCatgtataaaaataaataaatgtattaaatacttttatatacaaaaatatatcatataaaattattttttgattaAGCTTGACATTCAGATTAATCACTGTTTAAGAATGAAGCCTCCACAATAGTTCCATGCGAGGAGGAATGCACAAATTcaatcttttgaaaaaaaaaaactacgCAATTTttctcatgccatataaaaggaatGCACAAAAATATTCCAACAGTTTTCGATTCCAAATCACTAAATTTTATTATTGGTTGAAAAGGTAACAAATATCCTCCATTAcattttatttaattgtttgttgaaAAGGTAACAAATTTAACGTCATGTGAAATTGAGAGCTGCAACAAAACAAACAGTAACGTTATTTAGATTTTGTATCATCTGATACAAATGTTGGATAttcatttgatagattttgtatCATCTGATACAAATGTTGGATATTCATTTGATAAAGAGGAATATTTTTCTTTGGTTATCACTAAAACTGGGCACGGAGCATTACGAGAGCAGTATTCAGTGACACATCCCATGATtgccctgcaaaataaaatatatgttttagccaaatctccttcaatttttttttttgaatataaaGTTTGCTATAAAGTTAACTTGCTAAAGCTTTCACAGAATAAAATTTCAATCATGAAGATCATTAAATTGCATGAATGCAATAatatcaataataaaaaaaaattgaattatattGATGCCATAGTATTTTAGACATCTTCCAACAACAACTAATAATtctgcataattaaaataaaaaatacaaacaatATACACAATTATTTACAAAACTTGTGTATTGAAATAAATCACCTTCTGAAAGCACAATGTCTACGACCTCCCATAATCAAAAGATCTGCTCCCAATAGCTGCACAGCTTCACAAATCCTCTTCTGTGGCTTTTCTTCTCCTCCTACTACACAACTGGGTTTTGCTTCTATTTTGAGGTTCTTTTTGCATATATTTAGAGCTTCCTCCAACACCCTTTCTGAGAGTTTTTTGTAATACAAATTCCACGATTTAATATTTCTATCAGTAAATGCATTGTCAGCTATCTTCTTTTGCACATTAAGAATTGTGAGATTTATTGAGAAAGATGGATTAAGAAGCTTTGAAACCAATTCTTTGCAAGTCCATTCACAGGCGAGTATACTTTCCTCAGTTATGCTATGTCCTTTTCCGTCCACTGCAATTATAacattcaattcctctttttgggCACCAATCATTCCCATCTCCATTTTTGTCTGAGAACACGCAATCATTCCCATCTCCATTTTTTTCTGACAAGATCTATGAAATTAATAGCTAGATTTTATGGAATTAATAGCATGATTTGCTTTCATCTATTATGCAtgtgaaactaaaacatgaagttTATCAatttgttttattaaataaatattttgaaagttaaagttttaatatttgaaaaaaataaaatatcagaATTCATTGATCTTATAATGATTTTGCATGTAAAATTAAAGCATGCAAGTTGAGAGATATCTCTgggctttttttatatatatttatatatatatatataagctagttaaataaatattttgaaagtaacagttttaatattttaaaaaaataaaatatcattgcATGTAAAATTAAAGGATGCAAGTTCTATTTTATCTATTAGTTTTAATTCATAGAGTCTAATAATTACTAAAATTAAAACATGCAAATTTCCATTTTATGTATTAGTTCATTTTATGTATTTTTAAGTGAAGTAATTCATTTGTATTAGTGttaaattattaatcaaatcataatgtttttcatttaatatatatttatttcatatttaaaaaatacacaaatatataatatttttaaatttaaaaaatcttaaaatcaaaatcaaataaaatattaaattaaagctttacaatatccaaaccaatcaaacaatTTTTTGTTGAAAGCTTTTTTCCTCTGGAATTAATAGCATGGCATGCTTTTAGTTGAAACCAAAACATGCAATCATAATTCATTGATCTTATAATGATTTTGCATGTAAAATTAAAGCATGCAAGTTCTATTTTATCTATTagtttttgtttttattattttttaaagtagAGATTTTGAAGTAAAGATTTTAatattcaaattgaaaaaaaagtgAAATCTTAATTCATGGAGTCTAATAATTACTATGCATatgaaattaaaacatttagttcttttttaatattatatttttaagtGAATTAATTCATTTGTATTAGTGttaaattattaatcaaatcataatgttttttcctttaatatatatttatttcatatttaaaaaatacacaaatatataatactttgaaattttaaaaatctcaaaatcaaaataaaataaaatattaaattaaacctTTACAATATCCAAACCAATCCATAAATTTTTAACGAATACATCCAaaacaattttttgtttttgttattttcaatgcctctttttcttctttgctttcatTGATTATGTATGTGAAACTAAAATATGCAAGTGATCTTATAATGATTTTGCATGTAAAATTAAAGCATGCAAATTCTATTTTATctattagtttttttttgtttttaattattttttaaagtaaATATTTTGAAGTAAAGATTTTAATATTAAGAAAAAAAAGTGAAATCTTAATTCATAGAATCTAACAAGTGTCACATAGTGACGAGTACTTGCCGTGTTAATTTGTATAGTTGTAATAGTAATATTTGTTATAGTtatcaataatatttattaattataactaatatattgtttagttaaatttatttCGTTTTATTTCATTTATCTTTTTTATTCATGTGGCCTTGGAGTATGATATTGTACAATTACTTATTATTTTTCAATTCATTAAAATTGTATAGTGTTTAAAGTGGTATAGTGTGAATAACACATTAACAACTATAGTGATTTGGAGCAATGATGGATattattaagatttattttatgatggaTATTATTAAGATTTTTTATTATACTGTCATAAACTCttgtgaattgaattttaatgcagTAGAGGCTAATTGATTTTAAATCCAAAACTGTAATATTTTAAGTTATTCTTTCATAATAGTTAGTTCAATTTTTGTTATATTGGAAGAATGATCAGTGGAGGAGTATGTTAACTTATAGATTAACAAACATCTTTTCCCTCAGTGGCCAAGGACTATACAAATATTCATTGAATTTGTTGGTCCACTATTGTATAATAAATGCAATAAATTTTCAATGTATTTTGAAAGTTTGTAATAGATATCTAGATGTCTTCTAAATGAGCTAGGAAGTTAGCTTAAGTGTGCACCTTATGTAATTATTGTCAACTCTTTATTCTAATGCTTTTTTGTTTATTTGTGTTAATATATTGCTTTGTGCTAGGATACATATAATAAGTTCTTTTTGTTTGTACATATAACCACAAATAAGGTTTAGAACTATAAGATTCCATATTTTTAATGGAAGTTTGTATTTATATGCACATTTATTATTTAGTAAAAGTTTTTTCATATAATTTGTAAGATGAAATATTTCAATTGATGTATCAAAATTTGTGCCTGAGACTCTTTTGAATCCCAACTTCAATAAGATTCTCATGCTTCATGAacccataaaataaaattataaaagttACATAATAACAAATTTACTTTTCTATTAAATTTATATCAAAATATTTTATTAGATGGAGTCATTTGGAGCATGTGTAATGGATTTAAACACTTTGTACTTAACTATTGTGAAGTAAAGCTTCAAAGGCTTTGGACTTTTTTCAAATTGGGTGTAACTCATACTGTTTTCCTAAACATGGTTTATCAATCTATAAGTTAAAGTTGGGTAACAACAATAGAATACAAGGAATCTAATTTTTATTGAAGTTTATAGAAGTCTTTTACTGTCTGCAGCTATATTTTCAAGGAACCATTTGATCTATTATATTCATTATAAACATCATCTTGAAGTTCCTCAACCTTTAATAGCCTTGGGATTATCATTGAGAGCTTTTATCGTTGAGAGCTTTTTTTGGAATCTATATGGAACATGTAATTAACATAATCTGATATTGGTGTATCAATCTTTAGTAGATTGCTCACCCAAGGCATCCATTTACTTACCTGCAACCTCCACTGTGATCATACATTACAAAATATGATAAGGCACATTACATGATGGAGCTGTATTACTAAA is a genomic window of Cryptomeria japonica chromosome 7, Sugi_1.0, whole genome shotgun sequence containing:
- the LOC131040271 gene encoding uncharacterized protein LOC131040271, whose product is MEMGMIACSQTKMEMGMIGAQKEELNVIIAVDGKGHSITEESILACEWTCKELVSKLLNPSFSINLTILNVQKKIADNAFTDRNIKSWNLYYKKLSERVLEEALNICKKNLKIEAKPSCVVGGEEKPQKRICEAVQLLGADLLIMGGRRHCAFRRAIMGCVTEYCSRNAPCPVLVITKEKYSSLSNEYPTFVSDDTKSIK